One stretch of Stanieria cyanosphaera PCC 7437 DNA includes these proteins:
- a CDS encoding DUF2808 domain-containing protein, giving the protein MTKSLIKFSLASIALIAGAILPISLSTNPVSAVELPNGEVAFSKGPRLTRAATTSRSRNSPIATYQFTIEVPEDAQEALGSVVIQQRSGGDTVTFKDDKSSAFFGDSLAGGSDVSLAAVGGDIEQQPGEAIVVFDQPIEPGNTVTVRVKPKRNPSSAGGYQFGVTAYPEGENSRGLYLGSRRININND; this is encoded by the coding sequence ATGACCAAATCACTTATAAAGTTTTCCCTGGCTAGCATTGCTTTAATTGCTGGGGCTATCTTACCTATATCTTTATCTACTAATCCAGTTTCAGCAGTCGAGTTACCTAATGGAGAGGTTGCTTTTAGCAAAGGTCCACGTCTGACTAGAGCAGCTACTACCTCTAGAAGTAGAAACAGCCCGATCGCAACTTACCAATTCACTATTGAAGTACCTGAAGATGCTCAAGAAGCTTTAGGTTCAGTAGTAATCCAGCAAAGAAGTGGAGGCGATACAGTTACGTTTAAAGATGATAAAAGCTCTGCTTTTTTCGGTGATAGTTTAGCTGGCGGTTCTGATGTTTCTCTCGCTGCTGTGGGCGGTGATATCGAGCAGCAGCCTGGTGAGGCAATAGTCGTATTTGACCAGCCAATTGAGCCAGGAAATACGGTAACGGTAAGGGTAAAACCAAAACGTAATCCCTCATCTGCGGGAGGGTATCAGTTTGGCGTTACTGCTTATCCCGAAGGTGAAAATAGTCGTGGACTGTACTTAGGTTCTAGACGCATCAATATTAACAACGACTAA
- a CDS encoding copper resistance system multicopper oxidase: MNNKSSTFNRRNFIRFTAGMSVALGLDSLLPAYVKPVVAANKSKTKFEYSDPIDLKIQKTKLPIAGKSASSLTVNGSIPGPLVRLKEGQTATIQVTNQLEEDTSIHWHGIILPPNMDGVPGVSFAGIKPGETFTYQFPVTQSGTYWYHSHSGMQEQLGHFGPIIVDPNEPEPFEYNRDYVVMLSDWTFENPHHILANLKKMPAYYNYQRRTIANLSEDWAWKGMRMDPTDIADVTGATYTYLMNGLAPDSNWTGLFQPGNKVRLRFINAAAMTFFDVRIPGLKMTVVQADGQNVQPVAVDEFRIGVAETYDVIVEPQQEQAYTIFAETMDRSGYARGTLAIREGLSASLPERRERPLRSMADMGMDHGSSGMNHDMSSMNGSSTMNHDMSSMNGNSNMNHDMSSMNGNSNMNHDMSSMNGNSNMNHDMSSMNGNSNMNHDMSSMNGSSTMNPDMSGKDTGVPHGSDDHGLGNAAVPMMVKSRLNEPGVGLENTGTRVLVYTDLRSLKPGSDQRKPERELELHLTGNMERYMWSFDGKKYSENKEITFYNGERLRLIFVNDTMMEHPIHLHGMWMELDNGAGEYKPRKHTINVKPAERLPVEVNVDAPGKWAFHCHLLYHMEIGMFRTVAVVDRPLEAS; this comes from the coding sequence ATGAACAATAAATCTAGTACATTCAATAGACGAAACTTTATCCGTTTCACTGCTGGAATGAGCGTAGCACTGGGACTCGATAGCCTTCTCCCCGCATATGTCAAACCAGTCGTTGCTGCAAACAAGTCAAAAACTAAATTTGAATATTCCGATCCCATTGACTTAAAAATTCAAAAAACCAAACTCCCAATTGCAGGAAAAAGTGCCTCTTCTTTGACAGTTAACGGCTCGATACCCGGACCTTTGGTACGTCTTAAGGAAGGTCAGACAGCAACGATTCAGGTTACAAATCAGTTAGAGGAAGATACATCAATTCACTGGCATGGCATTATTCTTCCTCCCAATATGGATGGAGTACCTGGTGTAAGTTTTGCAGGGATTAAACCAGGAGAAACTTTTACCTATCAATTCCCCGTCACCCAAAGTGGCACTTATTGGTATCACAGTCACAGTGGAATGCAAGAACAACTGGGGCATTTTGGTCCGATTATTGTTGACCCAAATGAACCCGAACCTTTTGAGTATAACCGAGATTATGTCGTCATGCTTTCCGATTGGACTTTTGAAAATCCCCACCATATTCTTGCCAATCTCAAAAAAATGCCTGCTTACTACAATTATCAACGAAGAACCATCGCTAATTTATCCGAAGATTGGGCATGGAAGGGGATGCGAATGGATCCTACCGATATCGCCGATGTTACTGGAGCAACCTACACCTATTTAATGAACGGTTTGGCACCAGATTCCAACTGGACTGGACTCTTTCAACCTGGTAATAAAGTACGACTTCGCTTTATTAACGCTGCTGCAATGACTTTCTTCGATGTTCGCATTCCTGGACTCAAAATGACTGTCGTGCAAGCAGACGGTCAAAATGTACAACCAGTAGCTGTCGATGAATTCCGTATTGGTGTTGCCGAAACTTATGATGTGATTGTAGAGCCTCAACAAGAGCAAGCTTATACTATTTTTGCAGAAACGATGGATCGCAGTGGCTATGCTCGTGGCACATTAGCAATTCGTGAGGGACTAAGCGCGTCTCTACCCGAACGTCGCGAACGTCCATTGCGGAGTATGGCAGATATGGGAATGGATCACGGATCATCAGGTATGAATCACGATATGTCAAGCATGAATGGTAGTTCTACTATGAATCACGATATGTCAAGCATGAATGGTAATTCCAACATGAATCACGATATGTCAAGCATGAATGGTAATTCCAACATGAATCACGATATGTCAAGCATGAATGGTAATTCCAACATGAATCACGATATGTCGAGCATGAATGGTAATTCCAACATGAACCACGATATGTCGAGCATGAATGGTAGTTCTACTATGAATCCCGATATGTCAGGTAAGGATACAGGAGTTCCTCACGGTTCTGACGATCATGGTTTAGGAAATGCAGCAGTGCCAATGATGGTAAAAAGTCGGTTAAATGAACCTGGTGTTGGTTTAGAAAATACGGGAACTCGCGTCTTAGTTTATACTGATTTGCGAAGTTTAAAGCCAGGTTCTGACCAAAGAAAACCAGAACGAGAACTAGAATTACATCTTACTGGCAACATGGAAAGGTATATGTGGTCATTTGATGGTAAGAAATATTCAGAAAACAAAGAAATCACATTTTACAATGGAGAACGACTGCGCTTAATCTTTGTCAACGACACCATGATGGAACATCCAATTCATCTACACGGAATGTGGATGGAATTAGATAATGGCGCAGGAGAATATAAACCCCGCAAACATACAATCAATGTCAAACCTGCTGAAAGGCTACCTGTAGAAGTTAACGTCGATGCGCCAGGTAAATGGGCATTTCACTGTCATTTGCTCTACCACATGGAGATCGGGATGTTTCGTACCGTAGCTGTTGTCGATCGCCCTCTGGAGGCAAGCTAG